A stretch of the Paenibacillus dendritiformis genome encodes the following:
- a CDS encoding helix-turn-helix domain-containing protein — protein sequence MIVNKLSELMGRKRLKVADVVRMTGLARNTVADLYYGRSSQANFETLNRLCTALECNLEDILEYVPDNEQEPRE from the coding sequence ATGATCGTCAACAAGTTAAGCGAATTGATGGGCCGGAAACGACTGAAAGTAGCGGACGTAGTTAGAATGACCGGACTGGCCCGAAACACCGTAGCCGATCTGTACTACGGCAGATCATCACAAGCAAATTTTGAAACGCTGAATAGGTTGTGCACTGCTTTGGAATGCAACTTAGAGGACATATTGGAATACGTTCCAGACAACGAACAAGAGCCCCGGGAATAA
- a CDS encoding Imm53 family immunity protein codes for MDILIWLENWFLQNCDNDWEHSYGFRIATLDNPGWSAEISLNETNLEEKEYPKTIIERSNNDWIQTLLRGTVDQTILARYWKYLKNGHQFMLSLNDLEWLRAFKVFFAVICIPRSICCRSQCRGFNHWTAKLRRKSRFIWIKGR; via the coding sequence ATGGATATATTAATTTGGTTGGAGAATTGGTTTTTACAGAACTGCGATAATGACTGGGAGCATAGTTATGGTTTCAGGATTGCTACATTGGATAACCCCGGTTGGTCTGCAGAAATTAGTTTAAATGAAACGAATCTGGAGGAAAAGGAATATCCAAAAACAATTATAGAACGTAGCAACAATGATTGGATTCAAACACTTTTAAGGGGTACGGTGGACCAAACAATCTTAGCGCGATACTGGAAATATTTAAAAAATGGGCATCAATTCATGCTTAGTCTAAATGACCTTGAGTGGCTTCGTGCTTTCAAGGTCTTTTTTGCGGTCATATGCATACCACGTTCTATTTGCTGTCGTTCGCAATGTCGGGGATTCAATCACTGGACAGCAAAATTGAGGAGAAAAAGCCGCTTTATCTGGATAAAGGGTAGATGA
- a CDS encoding endo-beta-N-acetylglucosaminidase encodes MKKTSMLLILSTVLILSLMSGSTITASPSTSLGNELTEAQKAPVMMAYYRTWRDVTMPHDANSTLPYPNVTAMTDIPEEIDIVSVFHYVKPGTDEQRFWDTLRDTYVPVLHERQTKVIRTIDIRELYNVPSVGTMPTATEYDDHAQSLIDKYVTPYNLDGLDIDMEETLTQEKETKAFGVFKALSQRLGPMSNSGKLLIYDTNKDNHSLFRKVAPFCDYLFLQAYGRDPGRLDSTWATYKNTILPDQFLPGISFQEELGANWGDAQEPFETSRAYKYAVWQPEDGPKGGMFIYAIDRDGKKYGDNTITKTDFSWTKKLIDVLKNN; translated from the coding sequence ATGAAGAAAACATCAATGTTGCTCATCTTGTCGACCGTTTTAATTTTATCTTTAATGAGCGGCTCAACGATTACAGCCAGTCCTTCAACTTCTTTAGGAAACGAGTTAACTGAAGCCCAAAAAGCTCCTGTAATGATGGCATACTATAGAACATGGCGTGATGTCACCATGCCTCATGATGCAAATTCAACTCTGCCATACCCTAATGTGACAGCTATGACGGACATTCCTGAAGAAATCGATATCGTTTCCGTCTTCCACTATGTAAAACCAGGTACAGATGAACAACGATTTTGGGACACGCTTCGTGATACGTATGTGCCTGTCTTGCACGAACGTCAAACCAAAGTGATACGCACTATTGATATAAGGGAACTATATAACGTGCCTAGTGTTGGTACAATGCCCACAGCCACAGAATATGATGATCATGCGCAATCCTTAATAGATAAATACGTAACTCCCTACAATTTAGATGGCTTAGATATTGATATGGAGGAAACGTTAACGCAAGAAAAAGAAACAAAAGCTTTCGGTGTTTTTAAAGCTCTGTCTCAACGGTTAGGACCAATGTCGAATAGCGGCAAACTGCTTATTTATGATACAAATAAAGACAATCATAGTCTGTTCAGAAAAGTAGCTCCATTTTGTGATTACTTGTTTCTGCAAGCTTATGGCAGAGACCCTGGTAGATTAGATAGTACATGGGCAACTTATAAAAATACGATCCTCCCTGATCAGTTTCTTCCGGGGATCTCTTTTCAGGAAGAATTAGGTGCAAACTGGGGGGATGCACAGGAACCATTTGAAACAAGCAGAGCTTACAAATATGCTGTTTGGCAACCGGAAGATGGTCCTAAGGGAGGAATGTTTATCTATGCCATCGATAGAGATGGAAAAAAATATGGAGATAATACCATTACGAAAACAGACTTTAGTTGGACAAAAAAATTAATTGATGTCTTGAAAAACAACTAA
- a CDS encoding DUF3006 domain-containing protein, with protein sequence MIKGIIDRFECDLAVIEVDGHTVEYPKYLLPAEAEAGDVVIINGNQFTLDKVETKKRKQEIDDLMDDLFED encoded by the coding sequence ATGATTAAAGGGATAATCGACAGATTCGAATGCGATCTCGCCGTGATTGAAGTGGATGGCCACACCGTGGAGTATCCGAAATATTTGCTGCCGGCAGAAGCTGAGGCAGGAGACGTCGTGATCATTAACGGCAATCAGTTCACCCTCGATAAAGTAGAGACCAAGAAACGAAAACAAGAAATCGATGACCTGATGGATGACCTGTTCGAGGATTGA
- a CDS encoding MBL fold metallo-hydrolase, whose product MRKAYVSIALVFSLLCALFSPALLAHPGKTDANGGHTCRTNCAQWGLKDGEYHYHNKDGSIRKADKQKSTQKEAGTSLILPQKQKAGTLQVYYLDVGQGDSTYIRTPQGQHILIDGGDNDKGQDVVKYLKHLGVKQLDVVIATHPDADHIGGLDDVINAFKVTAVYAPKVSHTTQTYEDFLKAVKKQKLGIKTAKSGVAIPLKGITAEFVAPVKEYGKDLNEWSSVLHLKYKDTSFLFTGDAEANSEADMLEHPKKLRADVLKVGHHGSDTSTSQKFLSAVQPDYAVISAGTDNKYGHPKKETMDKLKKANAKTFRTDTQGTITAISDGKKIKFETVR is encoded by the coding sequence ATGAGAAAAGCATACGTATCGATAGCGCTCGTGTTTTCACTGCTGTGCGCACTATTTTCCCCTGCCCTGCTGGCGCATCCCGGCAAGACCGATGCGAACGGCGGCCATACCTGCCGCACGAACTGCGCGCAATGGGGCTTGAAAGACGGGGAATACCATTATCATAACAAGGATGGAAGCATAAGAAAGGCCGATAAGCAGAAATCGACTCAAAAAGAAGCCGGCACGTCACTGATTCTCCCTCAAAAGCAAAAGGCCGGCACGCTGCAAGTCTACTATTTGGATGTCGGACAGGGAGATTCCACATACATAAGAACGCCGCAGGGTCAACATATTCTAATCGACGGCGGAGACAATGACAAGGGACAGGATGTCGTGAAGTATCTCAAGCATCTCGGCGTCAAGCAGCTCGATGTCGTCATCGCGACACATCCGGATGCCGATCATATCGGCGGTCTGGACGATGTGATCAACGCCTTCAAGGTCACAGCCGTCTACGCCCCCAAAGTATCCCATACAACGCAAACCTACGAGGACTTCTTGAAAGCCGTCAAAAAGCAAAAACTGGGGATCAAGACGGCCAAGAGCGGAGTCGCCATCCCGCTTAAAGGCATTACGGCTGAATTTGTCGCCCCCGTTAAGGAATACGGCAAGGATTTAAACGAATGGAGCTCCGTGTTACACTTGAAGTATAAAGACACTTCTTTCCTTTTTACCGGTGATGCGGAAGCCAACAGCGAGGCGGATATGCTGGAGCATCCAAAAAAGCTGCGCGCTGATGTGCTGAAGGTGGGCCATCACGGGTCGGACACATCGACGTCGCAGAAGTTCCTGTCCGCGGTCCAACCAGACTACGCGGTGATTAGCGCGGGAACGGACAATAAGTATGGCCATCCCAAAAAAGAAACGATGGACAAGCTCAAAAAAGCGAACGCGAAAACATTCCGGACCGACACGCAAGGAACGATAACCGCTATCAGCGATGGCAAAAAAATAAAATTCGAGACAGTGAGGTAA
- a CDS encoding putative holin-like toxin translates to MPVSIYEALSIMFQFGLWIFALFTFVVTLLIYLHTKK, encoded by the coding sequence ATGCCTGTGAGCATATATGAAGCACTATCCATCATGTTCCAATTTGGGCTGTGGATATTCGCGTTATTTACGTTTGTGGTGACGCTGCTAATATACCTGCACACAAAGAAATAG